gtgtgtctcagaccTGAGACAGGAGCTTGCGGTGCAGCAGAAACAGCAGGTACAGGACAGGAAGCCCACCCTCAGCAGTGCAATCAAAGACCCTTCCTCCTCCGCCTCGGCTGGTCTGCCCACCCCGCCCCTCACCCCTCCAGACAAACGAACCGAAGACAGAACCACGTATTCGTCCTCTAACCAGCCCGTCCCCTCTGCCACCCCTCCACCCAGACCTGCAGAGTCCTTCACCACCCCGCAGCCCTCCGTCAGCAGAGGTCCGTTAACGTGTTGACATCATGTTGCCCTGATGTTTCCCTGTGTTACATCACGGGACGCTTGGATTTCTCGGCCTACATCTGATGGTTTGTTTCTGCAGGTGAAAGCCTCTCGGGGACTCCTCTCACCACGTCGGCGAGAATCTCGGCTCTGAACATCGTCGGAGAGCTGCTGAGAAAAGTCGGGGTAAGAACCACACACATGTGATACTTGACCCGGTACTTTTGAATCAGCTGCTGACTCGTCGTCATGTGAACGCTGCAGGGTGCTTCTGGTTTGATTGCACCCTATTTCTTCTCTGTAGCTGGtaggtttctttgtttttagaacataatgcacaaacacacagtttgtACACTGACAACTTCAAGACTTTCTGCCACGTGCATGTCTTACACTTCTACTTGTTATTCTGACATTTACATCACCACAGCTGTTAAAGATCTCAACCTGAACATGTATTCATTTAACtgtttagttttactttaaaatgagCTGCTAGACTGAGACTTTGTCGTGTTTGGTTTTTCCTTCATTCCTATCTGGGTGCAGATTAGATTCCTCTCACTACTCCCCATAACATTGATTCTAAACATTAGGATCATTAGGATGGTAGTGTGTGAAGTGAAATGTTTATGGAAGAGCTTAAAACCGTGATTCCTGCGCTGCCTGTAGAACCTGGAGTCCAAGCTGGCGTCGTGTCGGGAATACGTCAACGGGCAGACAGCGAGCCGCAGAGCCCACGCCGGGGGCCAGGGGCCGACGTCGGGCCACAACAGCTCCACAGAGACCCATCCTACCAACGGCCTCTACAGCAAGGGGTGAGATGCAGGGCAACAGCTGTGCAGCTCATGTCACAAAAAtactaaaacatgcaaaacatagTCCAGCTTTGATCAGAAATCTAAATCATGTTAGGCCCGCCCACAGACTCTATAcgcgatgtgattggcctgaccagaatttggtttttccaggttgcaagccaacggagagttgctgGACTGACTCTGGCCTCTagggcagtgattcccaaagtgggggtcgtgggctgaaagttttgggaacccctgctctagggtgcgtctagatttctaggctataATTTTACTGTAAGaagctttaaaatgtttgtttttccatctgCTTGGTTTGTCTTTTTCACGTACCAGTCAGTGTCTTCTGAAGGCACCAGTGGCATTCAAAGTCTACTCAATAGAACTCGTAATCTGAAAAGTGACTGTTGCATAATTTCCCTCTAAAATGTACTgcagtagaagtataaagtttCATAAAAtagtaatacataaataaagtacaagtacctcagaattgtacttaagtacagtacttgaggaAACGTATTTAATAACTCTCCATCCCCCAAATCTGCTGTGTTTCTAAAGGCTGGTGAAGAGGTTGGAGTTCGGAGCGGGAGCCAAGCTGCTGCTGTGAAAcacctcctccgcctcctcccccACCTCCCGC
The nucleotide sequence above comes from Etheostoma spectabile isolate EspeVRDwgs_2016 chromosome 15, UIUC_Espe_1.0, whole genome shotgun sequence. Encoded proteins:
- the LOC116702956 gene encoding nuclear distribution protein nudE homolog 1; its protein translation is MGDPEPPEFGSLEEELEYWKEQAAKHQQSAEEAQEELLEFQQMSRDYEVELELELKQCEARNRELLLSNNHLRMELENYKEKYETQHSEAYRQISSLEGDLAETTAVRDQLHKYIRELEQANDDLERTKRATIMSLEDFEQRMNHVIERNAFLESELDEKENLLESVQRLKDEARDLRQELAVQQKQQVQDRKPTLSSAIKDPSSSASAGLPTPPLTPPDKRTEDRTTYSSSNQPVPSATPPPRPAESFTTPQPSVSRGESLSGTPLTTSARISALNIVGELLRKVGNLESKLASCREYVNGQTASRRAHAGGQGPTSGHNSSTETHPTNGLYSKGLVKRLEFGAGAKLLL